A genomic segment from Rahnella aceris encodes:
- a CDS encoding Ppx/GppA phosphatase family protein — protein sequence MNYWVKGFLGTLFALSTFSVLAENCIETRGAIDMGSGTTKIQVAQVDICRHLPGKVLYEDQKPLGFNEDLGKSGNNQISEAMQQQGVTALKQMVDKARSFHPQRITGVATAVFRSAANGQQVIDRFNQQTQIQLRVISQEQEAELGFLSAKAALHDNTINNQDLLVWDIGGGSMQMTAIREQNGQPVTDIYQGKLASVTLKEFIISVLKNQELDKAASPNPIGSLRNTVLRYVNFYARTHVSPQIKQDAQTRRVIGIGGVHGFSLKDQIHPANNTYSLADVERVSKNQVWKGDSELTGEYRATDVSNLLLVEGFMQALNISQVTIVKASLIQGILVQ from the coding sequence ATGAATTATTGGGTAAAGGGTTTTCTGGGCACCTTATTCGCGTTGAGCACATTTTCTGTACTGGCAGAAAACTGTATCGAAACCCGCGGGGCAATTGACATGGGATCCGGTACAACCAAAATTCAGGTGGCGCAGGTTGATATTTGCCGACATCTGCCGGGAAAAGTGCTGTATGAAGACCAAAAACCGCTGGGCTTTAATGAGGATTTGGGCAAATCCGGCAACAACCAGATCAGCGAGGCCATGCAACAACAGGGCGTGACGGCGCTGAAACAGATGGTCGATAAAGCCCGCAGCTTTCATCCGCAGCGCATTACCGGCGTTGCCACCGCAGTGTTTCGTTCAGCGGCTAACGGTCAGCAGGTTATTGACCGTTTCAACCAGCAGACACAAATCCAGCTTCGTGTGATTTCTCAGGAACAGGAGGCGGAGCTGGGTTTCCTGTCGGCGAAGGCGGCGCTGCATGACAACACCATCAACAATCAGGATCTGCTGGTCTGGGATATCGGCGGCGGCTCGATGCAAATGACCGCCATCCGCGAACAAAACGGTCAGCCAGTGACGGATATATATCAGGGCAAACTGGCATCGGTAACCCTGAAAGAATTCATTATCAGCGTGCTTAAAAATCAGGAACTGGATAAAGCCGCCTCGCCGAACCCGATTGGATCGCTGCGCAATACGGTGCTGCGTTACGTGAATTTCTACGCGAGGACCCACGTCAGTCCTCAAATCAAACAGGATGCGCAAACCCGCCGGGTGATTGGTATCGGCGGCGTTCATGGTTTTTCGCTGAAAGACCAGATCCATCCGGCGAACAATACTTACAGTCTGGCTGATGTAGAACGCGTGTCGAAAAATCAGGTATGGAAAGGGGACAGTGAACTTACCGGTGAATACCGCGCGACCGATGTCAGCAATTTACTGCTGGTGGAGGGCTTTATGCAGGCGCTGAATATCTCACAGGTGACGATTGTCAAAGCCAGCCTGATCCAGGGCATCCTGGTGCAATAA
- a CDS encoding cupin domain-containing protein, giving the protein MSKERPDFIRHWTELEGPDDGNYPGDDELMSIGAPLGRALGLTKIGIHHERLLPGRRTCYAHAESAEDEFVYVLEGYPDAWINGHLHPLKPGDAVAFPHGTGICHTFINNSDEEVRLLVVGEANKPENRIYYPLNQEYEATRKDRWVDVPEQQFGDHDGISDQRREQKKKPVS; this is encoded by the coding sequence ATGAGCAAGGAAAGACCTGATTTTATCCGACACTGGACCGAGCTGGAAGGTCCAGACGACGGCAATTATCCCGGCGATGATGAACTGATGTCGATTGGCGCACCGCTCGGCAGAGCGCTTGGCCTGACGAAAATTGGTATTCATCACGAACGTTTATTACCGGGGCGTCGTACCTGTTACGCCCATGCGGAAAGTGCGGAAGATGAATTTGTGTACGTGCTGGAAGGGTATCCTGACGCGTGGATTAACGGCCATCTGCATCCGCTGAAACCGGGCGATGCCGTGGCCTTTCCGCACGGCACCGGTATCTGTCACACCTTCATTAATAACAGCGATGAGGAAGTGCGGCTGCTGGTGGTGGGGGAGGCAAATAAGCCGGAAAACCGGATTTATTACCCTCTGAATCAGGAATACGAAGCGACGCGCAAAGACCGCTGGGTGGATGTACCTGAGCAACAATTTGGTGATCACGACGGCATTTCGGACCAGCGACGTGAACAAAAGAAAAAGCCGGTCAGTTGA
- a CDS encoding diguanylate cyclase — MPYYSPGESLVRERSERFLRRMYLMRILGTFLCFFPVFSVLLERNASWIAISLLALNAFVWPHVAMLISQRSNHPNQAEFRNLAFDAIAGGAWVALMGVCPLPSAIITAILIADRFSAGGWQLLRRAALFYCAGFIVCWLLSGMTFYFTVTDRTLWLTLPLSTIYIIAFSAANYSISRKLRDKQHELEKAALMDPFLGLPNRRLLDRRLMLEFERAKHDLSCLMVLGVDDLKMVNDLFGREAGDYVLRSVSAILRQETGQNDFPAILGGDEFVVILPGVSEEEAYAVGYRLLLKTSEIRLSQDSGFQCSLSIGVATSRNHEDYNQWLAAAERALVNVKQNGKNSIGSVSRTDTSAQLH; from the coding sequence ATGCCATATTATTCTCCAGGTGAAAGTCTCGTCCGTGAGCGCTCAGAGCGCTTCTTACGGCGAATGTACTTAATGCGGATACTTGGCACTTTTCTCTGCTTTTTTCCTGTGTTTTCTGTCCTTCTTGAACGCAATGCTTCCTGGATCGCCATCAGCCTGCTGGCGCTGAATGCCTTTGTCTGGCCGCATGTCGCTATGCTGATTTCACAACGCTCAAATCACCCTAATCAGGCGGAATTCCGGAATCTGGCATTTGATGCCATCGCGGGGGGAGCCTGGGTTGCGCTGATGGGCGTTTGTCCGCTGCCGTCGGCCATTATTACGGCTATTCTCATCGCTGACCGTTTTTCTGCCGGTGGCTGGCAGTTGCTGCGCCGCGCTGCGCTGTTTTATTGCGCAGGTTTTATTGTCTGCTGGCTGTTGTCGGGAATGACGTTTTATTTCACCGTCACTGACCGGACGTTGTGGCTGACGTTGCCGCTTTCCACGATTTATATTATTGCTTTCAGTGCAGCGAATTATTCCATTTCCAGAAAGCTGCGGGATAAACAACACGAGCTGGAAAAAGCCGCCCTGATGGATCCTTTTCTCGGTTTGCCTAACAGGCGGTTACTCGACCGGCGTCTGATGCTGGAGTTTGAACGCGCAAAACATGATTTATCCTGCCTGATGGTGCTGGGCGTTGATGACCTGAAAATGGTGAATGATTTGTTCGGGCGTGAAGCGGGGGATTATGTGTTGCGCTCGGTGTCAGCGATTTTACGGCAGGAAACCGGGCAAAATGATTTCCCGGCTATTCTGGGGGGCGATGAATTTGTGGTGATCCTGCCGGGGGTTTCTGAAGAAGAAGCGTATGCCGTGGGTTACCGGTTATTACTGAAAACCTCAGAAATCCGCTTATCGCAGGATTCCGGTTTCCAGTGTTCGCTGAGTATCGGCGTGGCGACATCCCGCAATCATGAAGATTATAACCAGTGGCTGGCGGCTGCCGAACGGGCATTGGTGAATGTGAAACAAAATGGCAAAAACAGTATTGGCAGCGTGAGCAGGACAGATACTTCTGCTCAGCTACACTGA
- a CDS encoding (R)-mandelonitrile lyase → MKITKSGSVPSQNGPENYFTGKVRIDSPFSGTASARVGGAIVTFEPGARTAWHTHPLGQTLIITQGRGWLQEEGGEIREMNVGDIVWIPEGVKHWHGATPENAMTHIAIAESLNGSPVEWMEKVTDAQYSK, encoded by the coding sequence ATGAAAATTACCAAAAGTGGTTCTGTTCCTTCACAAAACGGCCCGGAAAATTACTTCACCGGCAAGGTGCGTATCGACTCGCCGTTCAGCGGCACTGCCTCTGCCCGTGTCGGTGGCGCGATCGTGACCTTTGAACCGGGTGCGCGTACCGCCTGGCACACACATCCGCTGGGTCAGACGTTGATCATCACACAAGGCCGTGGCTGGTTGCAGGAGGAGGGCGGCGAAATTCGCGAAATGAATGTGGGCGATATCGTGTGGATCCCGGAAGGGGTGAAACACTGGCACGGCGCGACCCCGGAGAATGCCATGACGCACATCGCGATTGCCGAGTCCCTGAACGGCAGTCCGGTTGAGTGGATGGAAAAGGTGACGGACGCGCAGTACAGTAAGTAA
- a CDS encoding sugar O-acetyltransferase: MRDLLKMTSGLDYHINDNELREIRYQTRDKVDGFNALSARQTAEKDALIREIFGEVGSNVHFEKGMRIDYGINTRIGNNVFINFNFVLLDCAPVTIGNNVFIGPDVQIYTAQHPLDIDLRREHIGSARPVTIGNDVWIGGGCVILPGVTLGDGCTIGAGSVVTRPVPAGVVACGNPCKVVRKLT; encoded by the coding sequence ATGCGCGACTTACTCAAAATGACCAGCGGGCTGGATTACCATATTAATGATAACGAATTACGTGAAATTCGTTATCAGACCCGCGATAAAGTGGATGGATTTAATGCGCTGAGCGCCCGTCAGACGGCGGAGAAAGACGCCCTGATCAGGGAAATATTTGGGGAAGTGGGCAGCAATGTCCATTTTGAAAAAGGCATGCGCATTGATTACGGCATAAATACCCGAATCGGCAATAATGTTTTCATCAATTTTAATTTTGTGTTACTTGATTGCGCGCCGGTCACAATAGGGAATAACGTTTTTATCGGCCCTGATGTGCAAATTTATACCGCACAGCATCCGCTGGATATTGATTTACGTCGTGAACATATTGGCAGCGCCCGGCCAGTCACTATTGGCAACGATGTCTGGATTGGCGGCGGATGCGTGATTTTGCCCGGCGTGACCCTTGGCGATGGTTGCACGATTGGCGCCGGAAGCGTGGTCACGCGACCGGTGCCAGCGGGCGTGGTTGCCTGTGGAAACCCCTGCAAGGTGGTGCGGAAACTGACGTAA
- a CDS encoding sugar porter family MFS transporter: MYSPFPEKKMSSSDVVKLTESSLKNTKVMNLFVSFAAAMAGLLFGLDIGVISGALPFITEHFVLSSRQQEWVVSIMMLGAAFGALANGWLSFRLGRKYSLMAAALLFILGSLGSAFASSIEILMVSRLILGFAVGIASYTAPLYLSEMASETIRGKMIAMYQLMVTIGILLAFLSDTAFSSSGDWRAMLGVLAIPAFVLMIAVCFLPNSPRWLAAKGQHIEAERVLRMLRDTSEKARQELNEIRESLKLKQGGWELFKANSNVRRAVGLGMLLQAMQQFTGMNIIMYYAPKIFNLAGFTSTRQQMIATIIVGLTFVLATFIAIGMVDKAGRKPALKIGFSVIALGTLVLGYCLQQFNQGTAGAALSWLSVGMTMMCIAGYAMSAAPVVWILCSEIQPLKSRDFGITCSTTTNWISNMIIGATFLTLMDNIGAAGTFWLYTALNVMFVVITFILIPETKNVTLEQIERNLMSGKKLRDIGQ, encoded by the coding sequence CTGTATTCCCCCTTTCCGGAGAAAAAAATGTCGTCATCTGATGTGGTTAAACTGACTGAAAGTTCGCTCAAAAACACCAAAGTGATGAACCTGTTTGTGTCTTTTGCGGCGGCGATGGCGGGGCTGTTATTCGGTCTCGATATTGGTGTGATTTCTGGTGCGCTTCCCTTTATTACCGAACATTTTGTGCTGAGCAGCCGCCAGCAGGAATGGGTTGTCAGCATCATGATGCTCGGCGCAGCGTTCGGTGCGCTGGCCAATGGCTGGCTCTCTTTCCGGCTGGGACGCAAATACAGCCTGATGGCGGCAGCGCTGTTGTTTATTCTCGGTTCTCTCGGCTCCGCCTTCGCTTCCAGCATTGAAATCCTGATGGTGTCGCGCCTGATCCTCGGTTTTGCTGTCGGTATTGCGTCCTACACCGCACCGCTGTATCTGTCTGAAATGGCGTCAGAAACCATTCGCGGCAAGATGATTGCCATGTATCAGCTGATGGTGACGATCGGCATTTTGCTGGCTTTCCTTTCTGATACCGCATTCAGCAGCAGCGGTGACTGGCGCGCAATGCTGGGCGTGCTGGCGATTCCGGCGTTTGTGCTGATGATTGCGGTGTGTTTTTTACCAAACAGCCCGCGCTGGCTGGCCGCCAAAGGGCAGCATATTGAGGCCGAGCGTGTGCTGAGAATGCTGCGCGATACCTCGGAAAAGGCCCGCCAGGAACTGAATGAAATCCGTGAAAGCCTGAAACTGAAACAGGGCGGATGGGAATTATTTAAAGCCAACAGTAATGTGCGCCGGGCTGTCGGCTTAGGCATGTTGTTGCAGGCGATGCAGCAGTTTACCGGCATGAATATCATCATGTATTACGCGCCGAAGATTTTTAATCTGGCGGGATTTACCAGTACACGCCAGCAGATGATCGCCACGATTATTGTCGGTCTGACGTTTGTGCTCGCCACGTTTATTGCCATCGGCATGGTTGATAAAGCGGGACGCAAACCGGCACTGAAAATTGGCTTTAGCGTGATTGCGCTCGGCACGCTGGTGCTGGGATATTGTCTTCAGCAATTCAATCAGGGCACGGCCGGTGCCGCGCTTTCCTGGCTGTCGGTCGGTATGACCATGATGTGTATTGCCGGTTACGCCATGAGTGCGGCGCCGGTGGTATGGATCCTGTGCTCTGAAATTCAGCCGCTGAAAAGCCGTGATTTTGGTATCACCTGTTCGACCACCACCAACTGGATTTCGAACATGATTATCGGCGCTACTTTCCTGACGCTGATGGACAATATCGGTGCAGCAGGGACATTCTGGCTGTACACCGCGCTGAACGTGATGTTCGTGGTGATCACTTTCATCCTGATACCGGAAACGAAAAACGTCACGCTGGAGCAAATAGAAAGAAACCTTATGTCCGGAAAAAAACTGCGCGATATCGGGCAGTAA
- a CDS encoding restriction endonuclease translates to MHTKMWMTRGDSGKLYDDFRERGVAAIGWSLLAPYVKSGMTRAQLTERYLEMEPQTKSGTVRSGVSQVWRFINEVKQGDWVITYSPANRTYLVGKVVSDFEFHPEWMEEGMGIARRVKWNTEEVFRDTLSIASKNTLGSTLTVFQLPETVVAELLKDKSVITRPLSVTDDVKDVDEDPLLGMEALAFERIKDKINSLDWDEMQNLVAGVLRSMGYKTQVSPAGADRGKDIIASPDGFGFENPRIVVEVKHRKAQMGSQELRSFIGGRHKDDRGLYVSTGGFTKEARYEADRSTIPLTLWSLDDLVRALISNYDQVDIETKLLVPLKRTYLPA, encoded by the coding sequence ATGCACACTAAAATGTGGATGACTCGCGGTGATAGCGGGAAGCTTTATGATGATTTTCGTGAGCGTGGTGTGGCAGCAATTGGCTGGTCATTACTGGCACCTTATGTAAAATCTGGCATGACACGTGCTCAGCTTACTGAGCGTTATCTGGAAATGGAACCGCAAACGAAATCCGGAACAGTACGTTCTGGTGTTTCTCAGGTATGGCGTTTTATCAATGAAGTTAAACAAGGAGATTGGGTAATCACCTATTCTCCTGCCAATCGAACTTATCTGGTTGGTAAAGTCGTTTCTGATTTTGAATTTCATCCTGAATGGATGGAAGAGGGGATGGGTATTGCCCGGAGAGTTAAATGGAATACTGAAGAAGTATTTCGGGATACGCTGAGTATAGCCAGCAAAAATACATTAGGATCTACGTTAACTGTTTTCCAGCTACCCGAGACTGTGGTGGCTGAATTGCTAAAAGATAAGTCTGTAATCACCCGCCCACTCTCTGTTACTGACGATGTAAAAGATGTTGATGAAGACCCATTGTTAGGTATGGAAGCGTTAGCATTTGAACGTATCAAAGATAAGATTAATTCTCTGGACTGGGATGAAATGCAGAACCTTGTTGCCGGCGTACTGCGCAGTATGGGATATAAAACACAAGTTTCTCCAGCCGGAGCAGATCGTGGTAAAGATATAATAGCTTCGCCGGATGGTTTTGGTTTTGAGAACCCACGAATTGTTGTAGAGGTTAAACATCGTAAGGCGCAGATGGGAAGTCAGGAACTCCGAAGTTTTATTGGCGGACGTCATAAAGATGATCGCGGTTTGTATGTCAGCACGGGTGGTTTCACGAAAGAAGCACGGTATGAAGCAGATCGTTCCACAATTCCTCTCACGCTATGGTCTCTGGATGATTTAGTACGTGCACTGATTTCGAATTATGATCAGGTTGATATTGAAACGAAACTGTTGGTGCCACTGAAACGAACGTATTTACCGGCCTGA